One segment of Palaemon carinicauda isolate YSFRI2023 chromosome 35, ASM3689809v2, whole genome shotgun sequence DNA contains the following:
- the LOC137627279 gene encoding tropomyosin isoforms a/b/d/f-like has protein sequence MAWCWGGEDSDREAEKFLDLMDREEMERLQPAVYGGANHVAGETRARTQLEEVSQKDLSGELDGAEEGIQLFDDFLAKIHQETETGIDLKNICEEVDAAEAEETELSNDNIAISALNEDLDRANKKIESLMVSLEKPEAQNEKLREELLVKTSVEAGEIALSNNIANLALIGDLERANKNIESLMVSLEKAEVQNDKICDELLAKASVEKELENAHEEIRMLEKRLERVTGDLKTANEKLLEKSDLEEYVESADNEIRTLWAELDSVKAENMRVKSENVLQKATLESELNAAVEEVYRIGTKLDTVLNENSKLKTELLIKKDLVCDLEMAEEGTG, from the coding sequence atggcatggtgctggggaggAGAGGATTCAGATcgagaagcagaaaaattcttggatttgatggatcgggaggaaatggagagactgcaaccagcAGTCTACGGTGGGGCGAATCACGTTGCCGGAGAAACTAGGGCACGCACACAATTGGAGGAAGTATCTCAAAAGGATCTAAGTGGGGAATTAGACGGAGCAGAAGAGggaattcagttgtttgatgatTTCCTCGCTAAAATACATCAAGAAACTGAAACGGGAATTGACTTAAAAAACATCTGTGAAGAGGTCGATGCCGCAGAGGCAGAAGAAACTGAGTTATCTAATGACAACATAGCTATATCAGCTTTAAATGAAGATTTAGATAGagccaataagaaaattgagtctcttatggtaagtctagaaaaaCCTGAAGCTCAAAACGAAAAACTTCGTGAGGAGCTTTTGGTCAAGACTTCTGTAGAGGCAGGAGAAATTGCGTTATCTAATAACATCGCTAACTTAGCTTTAATAGGTGATTTAGAAAGAGCCAATAAGAATattgagtctcttatggtaagtctagaaaaagctgaagttCAAAACGATAAAATTTGTGATGAGCTTTTAGCCAAGGCATCtgtagaaaaggaattagaaaatgcccaTGAGGAAATTCGGATGCTCGAGAAGAGGCTGGAAAGAGTAACAGGAGATCTGAAGACAGCCAACGAGAAACTCttggaaaagagcgacttggaggaatacgtcgaaagtgctgataatgagatccgaacactctgggctgaactggacagtgttAAGGCTGAAAACATGAGAGTGAAGTCTGAAAACGTTTTGCAAAAGGCTActttagaaagtgaacttaatGCTGCAGTCGAGGAGGTCTACAGAATAGGAACTAAATTGGATACTGTCCTGAATGAGAACAGcaaattgaagactgaactattaattaagaaagactTGGTGTGCGATCTAGAAATGGCTGAGGAAGGAACTGGATAA
- the LOC137627727 gene encoding C-type mannose receptor 2-like, with translation MIFPLLLLPVAVWGYCDPDFTLVGEKCLYFETHYKMTFEEAGEYCKEMRGASLVAIDSARQFKSLVDYIYAEGITSNFYWVDGNDKETEGVWITSSGKEFPMGTPFWAGYLTYQEPNGKLFENCAHLYPSAKFYINDLICNTTLAFICEQPDLPPMKITNEAPEVKSCPVHYVAIGGKCLSFLTYEETTWDEARLRCREKDGDLAIVNDIELLREINLYLKVQELTDHDFWLGASDVAVEGQWKWTDDSPVPMGTPFWGLNVSQEPDGAAEENHMALLSDGNFYFRDVSGSLALHPLCQLTE, from the exons ATGATATTCCCACTTCTGTTGCTTCCGGTTGCCGTGTGGG GCTATTGCGACCCTGACTTTACACTTGTTGGAGAAAAATGCTTGTACTTTGAGACCCACTACAAAATGACCTTCGAAGAGGCCGGAGAATACTGTAAAGAGATGAGAGGAGCCTCCTTAGTGGCCATTGACTCTGCTAGACAATTCAAGAGCCTTGTGGACTACATTTACGCAGAAG GAATAACATCCAATTTTTACTGGGTTGACGGAAATGATAAAGAAACCGAGGGTGTTTGGATTACGTCTTCCGGCAAAGAATTCCCGATGGGGACGCCATTTTGGGCTGGTTATTTAACTTATCAAGAGCCAAATGGAAAACTTTTCGAAAATTGTGCTCATTTATACCCTTCAGCCAAATTCTACATAAATGATCTTATATGTAACACCACATTGGCCTTCATATGCGAACAACCAGACCTTCCGCCTATGAAAATAACAA ACGAAGCCCCCGAGGTCAAATCATGCCCAGTGCATTACGTGGCAATCGGGGGCAAGTGTCTGTCCTTTTTAACCTACGAAGAGACTACGTGGGATGAGGCCAGACTTCGTTGTCGAGAAAAAGACGGAGATTTGGCAATCGTCAATGACATCGAGTTGTTGAGGGAGATTAATCTCTATCTAAAAGTCCAAG AATTAACCGACCACGATTTTTGGCTGGGAGCATCAGACGTCGCAGTTGAGGGTCAGTGGAAATGGACGGACGACTCGCCAGTACCCATGG GGACTCCTTTCTGGGGCTTGAATGTTAGCCAAGAACCAGATGGAGCAGCCGAAGAAAACCACATGGCCCTTCTGAGTGATGGAAACTTTTACTTCCGCGACGTCAGTGGAAGCCTTGCCCTTCATCCCCTATGTCAGTTGACTGAATAA
- the LOC137627726 gene encoding macrophage mannose receptor 1-like isoform X2, which translates to MIFPLLLLPVAVWGITSNFYWVDGNDKETEGVWLTSSGKEFPMGTPFWAGYLTYQEPNGKLFENCAHLYPSAKFYINDLICNSTLAFICEQADLPPMKITNEAPEVKSCPVHYVAIGGKCLSFLTYEETTWDEARLRCREKDGDLAIVNDIELLREINLYLKVQELTDHDFWLGASDAAVEGQWKWTDGSPVPMGTPFWGLNVGQEPDGAAEENYMALLSEGYFYFRDVSGSLALHPLCQLTE; encoded by the exons ATGATATTCCCACTTCTGTTGCTTCCAGTTGCCGTGTGGG GAATAACATCCAATTTTTACTGGGTTGACGGAAATGATAAAGAAACCGAGGGTGTTTGGCTTACGTCTTCCGGCAAAGAATTCCCGATGGGGACGCCATTTTGGGCCGGTTATTTAACTTATCAAGAGCCAAATGGAAAGCTTTTCGAAAATTGTGCTCATTTATACCCTTCAGCCAAATTCTACATAAATGATCTTATATGTAACAGCACATTGGCCTTCATATGCGAACAAGCAGACCTTCCGCCTATGAAAATAACAA ACGAAGCCCCCGAGGTCAAATCATGCCCAGTGCATTACGTGGCAATCGGGGGCAAGTGTCTGTCCTTTTTAACCTACGAAGAGACTACGTGGGATGAGGCCAGACTTCGTTGTCGAGAAAAAGACGGAGATTTGGCAATCGTCAATGACATCGAGTTGTTGAGGGAGATTAATCTCTATCTAAAAGTCCAAG AATTAACCGACCACGATTTCTGGCTGGGAGCATCAGACGCCGCAGTTGAGGGTCAGTGGAAATGGACGGACGGCTCGCCAGTACCCATGG GGACTCCTTTCTGGGGCTTGAATGTTGGCCAAGAACCAGATGGAGCAGCTGAAGAAAACTACATGGCCCTTCTGAGTGAGGGATACTTTTACTTCCGCGACGTCAGTGGAAGCCTTGCCCTTCATCCCCTATGTCAGTTGACTGAATAA
- the LOC137627726 gene encoding macrophage mannose receptor 1-like isoform X1, with amino-acid sequence MIFPLLLLPVAVWGYCDPDFTLVGEKCLYFETHYKMTFEEAGEYCKEMRGASLVAIDSARQFKSLVDYIYAEGITSNFYWVDGNDKETEGVWLTSSGKEFPMGTPFWAGYLTYQEPNGKLFENCAHLYPSAKFYINDLICNSTLAFICEQADLPPMKITNEAPEVKSCPVHYVAIGGKCLSFLTYEETTWDEARLRCREKDGDLAIVNDIELLREINLYLKVQELTDHDFWLGASDAAVEGQWKWTDGSPVPMGTPFWGLNVGQEPDGAAEENYMALLSEGYFYFRDVSGSLALHPLCQLTE; translated from the exons ATGATATTCCCACTTCTGTTGCTTCCAGTTGCCGTGTGGG GCTATTGCGACCCTGACTTTACACTTGTTGGAGAAAAATGCTTGTACTTTGAGACCCACTACAAAATGACCTTCGAAGAGGCCGGAGAATACTGTAAAGAGATGAGAGGAGCCTCCTTAGTGGCCATTGACTCTGCTAGACAATTCAAGAGCCTTGTGGACTACATTTACGCAGAAG GAATAACATCCAATTTTTACTGGGTTGACGGAAATGATAAAGAAACCGAGGGTGTTTGGCTTACGTCTTCCGGCAAAGAATTCCCGATGGGGACGCCATTTTGGGCCGGTTATTTAACTTATCAAGAGCCAAATGGAAAGCTTTTCGAAAATTGTGCTCATTTATACCCTTCAGCCAAATTCTACATAAATGATCTTATATGTAACAGCACATTGGCCTTCATATGCGAACAAGCAGACCTTCCGCCTATGAAAATAACAA ACGAAGCCCCCGAGGTCAAATCATGCCCAGTGCATTACGTGGCAATCGGGGGCAAGTGTCTGTCCTTTTTAACCTACGAAGAGACTACGTGGGATGAGGCCAGACTTCGTTGTCGAGAAAAAGACGGAGATTTGGCAATCGTCAATGACATCGAGTTGTTGAGGGAGATTAATCTCTATCTAAAAGTCCAAG AATTAACCGACCACGATTTCTGGCTGGGAGCATCAGACGCCGCAGTTGAGGGTCAGTGGAAATGGACGGACGGCTCGCCAGTACCCATGG GGACTCCTTTCTGGGGCTTGAATGTTGGCCAAGAACCAGATGGAGCAGCTGAAGAAAACTACATGGCCCTTCTGAGTGAGGGATACTTTTACTTCCGCGACGTCAGTGGAAGCCTTGCCCTTCATCCCCTATGTCAGTTGACTGAATAA